From the Fusobacterium sp. FSA-380-WT-3A genome, the window CCTCTATATAATAAGGATTAGGTAAAACTCTTACATCAAAAATCAAATCTTTATCCATAGGTATTCCATATTTATATCCAAAAGATTCTATATGTATATTTATATCTACATTTTCTGTATTACTTATTATTTCTAAAATTTCTTTTTTTAATTCTTTAGAAGTCACATTTGTAGTATCTATAACAAAAGTTGCTTTTTCTTTTATAATACTCATAGCTTTCTTTTCATTTTTTATACTTTCTAAAAGAGTAGCTCCTTCTACTGGATGTCTTCTTCTTGTTAAGTTATATCTTTTTAATATTGTTTCATTTGAGGAATCTAGGAATAATATTTCAAAATCTGTGTTTAAATTTTTTAAACAATTATATATTACCATAAAATCTTCTGTAGTATGTATTGTTCTATTATCTAAACCTAAAGCTAACTTATCAATTTTTAATGTTTTTTCCCCTCTATCTAAATTTTGTAATAAAAAAATTACCATATTACTTAATAGATTATCCATTGTTACATACCCAGCATCTTCTAAAATATTTAGAGCTGTTGTTTTTCCAGCACCACTTATTCCTGTTACAACTATTATTTTCATTTTTTCCTCCAAATTTTAATACCCTATCTCTAAAATAGATTATACTAAATTTTTTTAAAAAACTCCATAAATTTAAAAAAGAGTGGATAATCCACTCTTTTTCATAAAATTATTTTTTATTACATATCTCTACAAGCTACTATATCTACTCCAGTATTTAAAACATTTTTTATTACTATATCTCCAACTTTTACTGGTGATTTTAATTCAACTTTTGCTAATTCTTCCATACATTTAAAATTTAAATCTTTTGGTATAGCTCCATTTGTTTTTACAGGTAATCTATGGTGAAGTCCTCCTGTTATTCTTACAGTTGAAGTTATAACTCTTTTTGGAGCTACTAATTCTTCTTTTGCATATTCAGCTCCTCTAGGACATGTATTTCCTTTGACATCTAAAGTTTCTGTATCTATAGTTAAATGACATCCCATTGGACAAACAATACATATCATCTCTTTTTTCATTATTTATCCCCTCCTACAAGTTCTACCACAATCTCTTTACCTTTTATTGTTTCTAATTTAGCTTTAGGAATTATTATTTTTTCCATTTCACCTGGTGCTACATG encodes:
- the rapZ gene encoding RNase adapter RapZ, with amino-acid sequence MKIIVVTGISGAGKTTALNILEDAGYVTMDNLLSNMVIFLLQNLDRGEKTLKIDKLALGLDNRTIHTTEDFMVIYNCLKNLNTDFEILFLDSSNETILKRYNLTRRRHPVEGATLLESIKNEKKAMSIIKEKATFVIDTTNVTSKELKKEILEIISNTENVDINIHIESFGYKYGIPMDKDLIFDVRVLPNPYYIEELRSKTGNDKEVYDYVMENKDSEELYKKIYEMIKFLLPLYKKDNKQHLSIGIGCSGGQHRSVAFVNRLAKDLKDIEGVKILKRHREGVKEHWT
- a CDS encoding DUF1667 domain-containing protein; translated protein: MKKEMICIVCPMGCHLTIDTETLDVKGNTCPRGAEYAKEELVAPKRVITSTVRITGGLHHRLPVKTNGAIPKDLNFKCMEELAKVELKSPVKVGDIVIKNVLNTGVDIVACRDM